Proteins co-encoded in one Bradyrhizobium sp. 170 genomic window:
- the nuoG gene encoding NADH-quinone oxidoreductase subunit NuoG: MTKLIIDGKEIDVPAEFTLLQACEAAGAEIPRFCYHERLSIAGNCRMCLVEVKGGPKPVASCAWGVRDCRPGPKGEPPEISTRSPMVKKAREGVMEFLLINHPLDCPICDQGGECDLQDQAMGYGVDTSRFAENKRAVEDKYLGALVKTSMNRCIQCTRCVRFSAEVAGAPEMGATGRGEDMEITTYLEQALTSELQGNLVDICPVGALTSKPYAFAARPWELGKTQSVDVMDGVGSAIRVDTRGREVMRILPRINEAVNEEWISDKTRHVVDGLRTQRLDRPYIRDNGKLRPASWQEVFAAISAKVKMSDGKRIGAIAGDLAAVEEMFAFKDLLGQYGSSNLAVQGGDAFDVKAGRATWIFNPTIAGIEQADALLIIGANPRKEAAVLNARIRKRWRTGQLKVGVIGAKADLTYDYDYLGAGTDSLSDLATGKHSFAEVLKAAKHPIVLVGAGALARHDGAAVLALSAKLASGVGALKDGWNGFAVLQDTASRAGALDIGFAAGAGGLNLAQMTTFGTLDVLFLLGADEVKVPDGTFVVYIGTHGDRGAHRADVILPGAAYTEKSGIYVNTEGRVQIASRAAFPPGEAREDWAIVRALSDVLGKKLPYDSLAALRQALFKAVPHLMRIDQIEPGKASDVKALAGKKGGKVDKTPFKSSVEDFYLTNPIARASAVMAECSRLASGKMLTAAE; this comes from the coding sequence ATGACCAAACTCATCATCGACGGTAAAGAGATCGATGTGCCTGCGGAGTTCACGCTGCTGCAGGCCTGCGAGGCCGCGGGCGCCGAAATTCCGCGCTTCTGCTACCACGAGCGGCTGTCGATCGCCGGCAATTGCCGGATGTGCCTCGTCGAGGTGAAGGGCGGCCCGAAGCCGGTCGCAAGCTGCGCCTGGGGCGTGCGCGACTGCCGGCCGGGCCCGAAGGGCGAGCCGCCGGAAATTTCCACGCGTTCGCCGATGGTGAAGAAGGCGCGCGAAGGCGTGATGGAATTTCTGCTGATCAACCACCCGCTGGATTGCCCGATCTGCGATCAGGGCGGCGAGTGCGATCTGCAGGATCAGGCGATGGGCTACGGCGTCGACACCTCGCGCTTTGCCGAGAACAAGCGCGCGGTCGAGGACAAGTACCTGGGCGCGCTGGTCAAGACCTCGATGAACCGCTGCATCCAGTGCACGCGCTGCGTCCGCTTCTCCGCCGAAGTCGCCGGCGCACCCGAGATGGGCGCGACCGGTCGCGGCGAGGACATGGAGATCACGACCTATCTGGAGCAGGCGCTGACCTCGGAGCTGCAGGGCAATCTCGTCGATATCTGCCCCGTGGGCGCGCTGACCTCAAAACCTTACGCGTTCGCCGCGCGTCCGTGGGAGCTCGGCAAGACGCAGTCCGTGGACGTCATGGACGGTGTCGGCTCCGCGATCCGCGTCGATACCCGCGGCCGTGAGGTGATGCGGATCCTGCCGCGCATCAACGAGGCCGTGAACGAGGAATGGATTTCCGACAAGACCCGCCACGTCGTCGACGGCCTGCGCACGCAGCGGCTCGACCGGCCCTATATCCGCGACAACGGCAAGCTTCGCCCGGCGTCGTGGCAGGAAGTTTTCGCGGCGATCTCGGCCAAGGTCAAAATGAGCGACGGCAAGCGGATCGGGGCCATCGCGGGCGATCTCGCCGCGGTCGAGGAAATGTTCGCGTTCAAGGATCTGCTCGGCCAATACGGTTCCAGCAATCTGGCGGTGCAGGGCGGCGACGCCTTTGACGTCAAGGCGGGACGAGCGACCTGGATCTTCAATCCGACCATTGCCGGGATCGAGCAGGCCGATGCGCTCTTGATCATCGGCGCCAACCCGCGCAAGGAAGCCGCCGTCCTCAACGCGCGGATCCGCAAGCGCTGGCGGACCGGCCAGCTCAAGGTCGGCGTGATCGGCGCCAAGGCCGATTTGACCTATGACTACGACTATCTCGGCGCGGGCACGGATTCGCTCAGCGACCTCGCCACCGGCAAGCATTCCTTTGCCGAGGTGCTGAAGGCCGCCAAGCATCCGATCGTGCTGGTCGGCGCCGGTGCGCTGGCGCGGCATGATGGTGCGGCGGTGCTGGCGCTTTCGGCCAAGCTCGCGTCAGGTGTCGGCGCGCTCAAGGACGGCTGGAACGGCTTTGCCGTGCTGCAGGATACCGCCTCGCGTGCGGGTGCGCTCGATATCGGCTTTGCGGCCGGCGCAGGCGGCCTCAACCTCGCGCAGATGACGACCTTCGGCACGCTCGACGTGCTGTTCCTGCTCGGCGCGGATGAAGTGAAAGTGCCCGATGGCACGTTCGTGGTCTATATTGGCACCCATGGCGACCGCGGCGCGCATCGCGCCGACGTGATCCTGCCGGGTGCGGCCTATACCGAAAAATCCGGCATCTACGTCAACACCGAGGGCCGGGTGCAGATCGCCAGCCGCGCGGCGTTTCCGCCCGGCGAGGCGCGCGAGGACTGGGCGATCGTCCGCGCGCTGTCGGATGTGCTCGGCAAGAAGCTGCCCTATGATTCCCTCGCGGCGTTGCGCCAGGCGCTGTTCAAGGCCGTCCCGCATCTGATGCGGATCGACCAGATCGAGCCCGGCAAGGCCAGCGACGTCAAGGCGCTGGCGGGCAAGAAGGGCGGCAAGGTCGACAAGACCCCGTTCAAGAGTTCGGTCGAGGATTTCTATCTGACCAACCCGATCGCGCGGGCCTCGGCGGTGATGGCGGAATGTTCCCGGCTGGCGTCCGGGAAAATGCTGACGGCAGCGGAGTGA
- the nuoH gene encoding NADH-quinone oxidoreductase subunit NuoH, translating to MADFFASSFWTGFLWPLIVMVAQSVLLLVVLLIAIAYILLADRKIWAAVQIRRGPNVVGPWGLLQSFADLLKFVLKEPVIPSGSNKGVFLLAPLVSCVLALAAWAVIPMDLGWVISDINVGVLYIFAISSLSIYGVIMAGWSSNSKYPFLAALRSAAQMVSYEVSIGFVIITVLLCAGSLNLSAVVEAQNTRGFASLIGLPQLTILNWYVWPLFPMFVIFYVSALAETNRPPFDLVEAESELVAGFMTEYGSTPYLLFMLGEYVAITTMCALATIMFLGGWLPPVDLPPFNWIPGVIWFALKVFFMFFMFAMAKAIVPRYRYDQLMRLGWKVFLPLSLAMVVIVAGVLQFAGIAPK from the coding sequence ATGGCTGATTTCTTCGCAAGCTCGTTCTGGACCGGCTTTCTCTGGCCGCTGATCGTCATGGTCGCGCAGAGCGTCCTGCTGCTCGTCGTGCTCCTGATCGCGATCGCCTACATCCTGCTCGCCGACCGCAAGATCTGGGCGGCGGTGCAGATTCGCCGCGGCCCCAACGTGGTCGGCCCCTGGGGCCTGCTGCAATCCTTCGCGGATCTGCTCAAATTCGTGCTGAAGGAACCGGTCATTCCCTCCGGCTCCAACAAGGGCGTGTTCCTGCTGGCGCCGCTGGTCTCGTGTGTGCTGGCGCTGGCGGCCTGGGCCGTGATCCCGATGGATCTCGGCTGGGTCATCTCCGACATCAATGTCGGCGTGCTCTACATCTTCGCGATCTCGTCGCTGTCGATCTACGGCGTCATCATGGCCGGCTGGTCGTCGAACTCGAAATATCCGTTCCTGGCCGCGCTTCGCTCCGCCGCGCAGATGGTGTCCTACGAAGTCTCGATCGGCTTCGTCATCATCACCGTCTTGCTGTGCGCCGGATCGCTCAATCTCTCGGCCGTGGTGGAAGCGCAGAATACCCGCGGGTTCGCCAGCCTGATCGGCCTGCCGCAACTCACCATCCTGAACTGGTATGTGTGGCCGCTGTTCCCGATGTTCGTGATCTTCTATGTCTCGGCGCTGGCCGAGACCAACCGGCCGCCGTTCGACCTGGTGGAAGCCGAATCCGAGCTGGTCGCGGGCTTCATGACCGAATACGGCTCGACGCCGTATCTGCTGTTCATGCTCGGCGAATATGTCGCGATCACCACGATGTGCGCGCTGGCGACGATCATGTTCCTCGGCGGCTGGTTGCCGCCGGTGGACCTGCCGCCGTTCAACTGGATCCCCGGCGTGATCTGGTTCGCGCTGAAGGTGTTCTTCATGTTCTTCATGTTCGCGATGGCGAAGGCGATCGTGCCGCGCTACCGCTACGATCAACTGATGCGGCTCGGCTGGAAGGTGTTTTTGCCGCTGTCGCTGGCGATGGTGGTGATTGTGGCCGGCGTGCTGCAATTCGCCGGCATCGCGCCGAAGTGA
- the nuoI gene encoding NADH-quinone oxidoreductase subunit NuoI yields the protein MSVNINATARALLLSEFVSAFFLAMRYFFKAKPTLNYPFEKGPISPRFRGEHALRRYPNGEERCIACKLCEAICPAQAITIEAGPRRNDGTRRTVRYDIDMVKCIYCGLCQEACPVDAIVEGPNFEFATETREELYYDKAKLLANGDRWEREIAKAIELDAPYR from the coding sequence ATGAGTGTCAACATCAACGCAACGGCCCGCGCGCTTCTCTTGAGCGAATTCGTATCGGCGTTCTTTCTCGCCATGCGCTATTTCTTCAAGGCGAAGCCGACGCTGAACTATCCCTTCGAGAAGGGGCCGATCTCGCCGCGATTCCGCGGCGAGCATGCGCTGCGCCGCTATCCGAACGGCGAGGAGCGCTGCATCGCCTGCAAGCTGTGCGAGGCGATCTGCCCGGCGCAGGCGATCACGATCGAGGCCGGCCCGCGCCGCAACGACGGCACCCGCCGCACGGTGCGCTACGACATCGACATGGTGAAATGCATCTATTGCGGCCTGTGCCAGGAAGCCTGCCCGGTCGATGCCATCGTCGAGGGACCGAATTTCGAATTCGCGACCGAGACCCGCGAGGAACTCTACTATGACAAGGCGAAACTGCTCGCCAATGGCGACCGCTGGGAGCGCGAGATTGCGAAAGCAATCGAACTCGACGCGCCGTACCGGTGA
- a CDS encoding NADH-quinone oxidoreductase subunit J produces the protein MILTALFFYLFAGVCVASAVMVIVSRNPVHSVLFLILAFVNASGLFILMGAEFLAMILVVVYVGAVAVLFLFVIMMLDVDFVELREGFLEYLPIGLVIGGIFLVELLLVAGGWVINPGTVKQITAAIPTNVSNTEALGLVLYTKYIHYFQIAGMVLLVAMIGAIVLTLRHKAKVKRQDINVQNARTPELAMAVRQVASGQGLQDADAAEWVK, from the coding sequence ATGATCCTAACCGCGTTGTTCTTCTATCTCTTTGCCGGCGTCTGCGTGGCGTCGGCGGTCATGGTGATTGTGTCGCGCAATCCTGTGCACTCCGTGCTGTTCCTGATCCTGGCGTTCGTCAACGCTTCCGGCCTGTTCATCCTGATGGGCGCCGAATTCCTGGCGATGATCCTGGTGGTCGTCTATGTCGGCGCGGTCGCGGTGCTGTTCCTGTTCGTGATCATGATGCTCGACGTCGATTTCGTCGAGTTGCGCGAGGGCTTCCTGGAGTATTTGCCGATTGGCCTCGTGATCGGCGGGATATTCCTCGTCGAACTGCTGCTGGTCGCGGGCGGCTGGGTCATCAATCCCGGCACCGTCAAGCAGATCACGGCGGCGATCCCGACCAATGTTAGCAACACCGAGGCGCTCGGGCTGGTGCTCTATACGAAGTACATCCACTACTTCCAGATCGCCGGCATGGTGCTTCTGGTGGCGATGATCGGCGCCATCGTGCTGACGCTGCGCCACAAGGCGAAGGTCAAGCGGCAGGACATCAACGTGCAGAACGCGCGGACGCCGGAGCTTGCGATGGCCGTGCGCCAGGTGGCGTCCGGGCAGGGGCTGCAGGATGCGGACGCGGCGGAGTGGGTGAAATGA
- the nuoK gene encoding NADH-quinone oxidoreductase subunit NuoK, with protein sequence MTIGLGHYLAVGAILFTLGILGIFLNRKNIIVILMSIELILLAVNVNLVAFSTFLGDIVGQVFALLVLTVAAAEAAIGLAVLVVYFRNRGSIAVEDVNLMKG encoded by the coding sequence ATGACGATCGGTCTGGGGCACTATCTCGCGGTCGGCGCCATCCTGTTTACGCTTGGCATTCTCGGCATCTTCCTGAACCGCAAGAACATCATCGTCATCCTGATGTCGATCGAGCTGATCCTGCTCGCCGTCAACGTCAACCTGGTGGCGTTCTCGACCTTCCTCGGCGACATCGTCGGGCAGGTGTTCGCACTGCTGGTGCTGACGGTCGCGGCGGCTGAAGCTGCGATCGGTCTGGCTGTACTCGTGGTCTATTTCCGCAACCGCGGTTCGATCGCGGTTGAAGACGTTAATTTGATGAAGGGCTAA
- the nuoL gene encoding NADH-quinone oxidoreductase subunit L: MVQAIVFLPLLGAILAGLIAIYGAHARNPSGDEVKHHDHGHGAHAHAADAHDEHALDDHGHDDHHVSEPAAQGSRAAELITTGLLFVSAALSWITLVDVGFMHHDARIALFPWINSGDLQVSWVLRVDTLTAVMLVVVNTISSLVHLYSIGYMDEDPYRPRFFAYLSLFTFAMLMLVTADNLVQLFFGWEGVGLMSYLLIGFWYQKPSANAAAIKAFVVNRVGDFGFALGIFAIFMLLKSTDFETIFAGAPGLSGKTIDFFGWHADALTLVCLLLFMGAMGKSAQFLLHTWLPDAMEGPTPVSALIHAATMVTAGVFMVARLSPLFELAPNAQAVVMFFGATTAFFAATVGLVQNDIKRIVAYSTCSQLGYMFVAMGAGAYSVGMFHLFTHAFFKALLFLGSGSVIYAMHHEQDIRNMGGLKDKIPYTYSVMVIGTLALTGFPLTAGYFSKDAIIESAYVAHNPFAYYGFAMTVIAAGLTSFYSWRLIFKTFHGEPHDQHHYEAAHEAPMWMLVPIGILAAGSILAGFPFKEVFAGHGVQEFFGESLKMHPHIIDEMHHIPQAIAFLPTVMMVLGFLVSWLFYIRRPYLPVELANQHQMLYQFLLNKWYFDELYEFIFVRPAKWLGYQLWKKGDGMVIDGFGPDGVSARVLDVTRNVVKIQTGYLYHYAFAMLIGVAGLITWFMFGLGGQ; encoded by the coding sequence ATGGTTCAGGCAATCGTCTTTCTGCCGCTGCTGGGCGCCATTCTGGCCGGCCTGATCGCGATCTACGGCGCGCATGCGCGCAATCCGAGCGGCGATGAGGTCAAACATCACGACCATGGGCATGGCGCTCACGCGCATGCCGCCGATGCCCATGACGAGCATGCCCTTGATGATCACGGCCATGACGATCACCACGTCTCGGAGCCGGCGGCGCAGGGGTCGCGCGCGGCCGAGCTGATTACGACGGGGCTTCTATTCGTATCGGCCGCGCTGTCTTGGATAACGTTGGTCGATGTCGGCTTCATGCACCATGACGCCCGGATTGCGCTGTTCCCTTGGATCAATTCCGGCGACCTGCAGGTGTCGTGGGTGCTGCGCGTCGATACGCTGACCGCGGTGATGCTGGTGGTGGTCAACACCATCTCTTCTCTCGTGCACCTCTATTCCATCGGCTACATGGACGAGGATCCGTATCGGCCGCGGTTCTTTGCCTATCTGTCGCTGTTCACCTTCGCGATGCTGATGCTGGTGACCGCTGACAATCTGGTCCAGCTGTTCTTCGGCTGGGAGGGCGTCGGTCTCATGAGCTACCTACTGATCGGCTTCTGGTACCAGAAGCCGTCGGCGAATGCGGCGGCGATCAAGGCTTTCGTGGTCAACCGCGTCGGCGATTTCGGCTTCGCGCTCGGCATCTTCGCCATCTTCATGCTGCTGAAATCGACCGACTTCGAGACGATTTTTGCGGGCGCGCCCGGGCTTTCGGGCAAGACCATCGATTTCTTCGGCTGGCATGCCGATGCGCTGACGCTGGTCTGCCTGTTGCTGTTCATGGGCGCGATGGGCAAATCGGCCCAGTTCCTGCTGCACACCTGGTTGCCGGACGCGATGGAAGGTCCGACACCGGTCTCGGCGCTGATCCACGCCGCGACCATGGTCACCGCCGGCGTGTTCATGGTGGCGCGGCTGTCGCCGCTGTTCGAGCTCGCGCCCAACGCGCAGGCCGTCGTCATGTTCTTCGGCGCCACCACCGCGTTCTTTGCGGCGACCGTCGGCCTCGTGCAGAACGACATCAAGCGCATCGTCGCCTACTCGACCTGTTCGCAGCTCGGCTACATGTTCGTGGCGATGGGGGCAGGGGCCTATTCGGTCGGCATGTTCCATCTGTTCACGCACGCCTTCTTCAAGGCGCTGCTGTTTTTGGGCTCAGGCTCGGTGATCTACGCGATGCACCACGAGCAGGACATCCGCAACATGGGTGGTCTGAAGGACAAGATCCCCTACACGTATAGTGTGATGGTAATCGGCACCCTGGCGCTGACCGGCTTCCCGCTTACGGCCGGCTATTTCTCCAAGGACGCGATCATCGAGTCCGCCTATGTCGCGCACAATCCATTCGCGTATTACGGCTTCGCGATGACAGTGATTGCGGCGGGCCTGACCTCTTTCTATTCGTGGCGCCTGATCTTCAAGACGTTCCACGGCGAGCCGCACGACCAGCATCATTACGAGGCGGCGCATGAAGCGCCAATGTGGATGCTGGTCCCGATCGGCATCCTGGCCGCAGGCTCCATCCTGGCCGGCTTCCCGTTCAAGGAAGTATTCGCGGGCCATGGCGTGCAAGAGTTCTTCGGCGAGTCGCTGAAGATGCACCCGCACATCATCGACGAGATGCACCACATTCCGCAGGCGATCGCGTTCCTGCCGACGGTGATGATGGTGCTGGGCTTCCTGGTGTCGTGGCTGTTCTACATCCGCCGGCCGTATCTGCCGGTCGAACTCGCCAACCAGCACCAGATGCTCTACCAGTTCCTGCTCAACAAATGGTATTTCGACGAGCTCTATGAGTTCATCTTCGTCCGCCCGGCGAAGTGGCTCGGCTACCAGCTCTGGAAAAAGGGCGACGGCATGGTCATCGACGGCTTCGGCCCGGATGGCGTTTCGGCGCGCGTGCTCGATGTCACCCGCAATGTAGTGAAGATCCAGACCGGCTACCTCTATCACTATGCCTTTGCGATGCTGATCGGGGTCGCAGGGCTGATCACCTGGTTCATGTTCGGCTTGGGAGGCCAGTAA
- a CDS encoding NADH-quinone oxidoreductase subunit M, with translation MTTWPILSVVTFLPVIGALAIYLTRGDDEAARRNARWIALWTTLVTFAVSLILVWRFDAANPDFQFIEKANWLASGITYHMGVDGISLPFVILTTALMPFCIIASWKSITMRVREYMMAFLLLETLMVGTFSALDLVLFYLFFEGGLIPMFLIIGVWGGPRRVYASFKFFLYTLLGSVLMLLAIMALYWNAGTTDIPTLMHTAVPRSLQTWAWLAFFASFAVKMPMWPVHTWLPDAHVEAPTAGSVILAAILLKMGGYGFLRFSLPMFPLASHDFAWIIFTLSVIAIVYTSLVALMQEDIKKLIAYSSVAHMGFVTMGIFAGTTQGVAGGVFQMVSHGIVSGALFLCVGIVYDRMHTREIAAYGGLVNRMPLYALVFMVFTMANVGLPGTSGFVGEFMTLLGTFKVSIPTATFATLGVILSAGYALWLYRKVVFGALTKPSLASIKDLTFRESLTLFPLVFLTILFGVYPKPVLDMSAASVQQLVNNYNAAVTAVKAAALVVQ, from the coding sequence ATGACAACCTGGCCCATCCTTTCGGTCGTCACGTTCCTGCCGGTCATCGGCGCGCTGGCGATCTATCTCACCCGCGGCGACGACGAGGCCGCGCGGCGCAATGCGCGCTGGATCGCGCTGTGGACCACGCTGGTCACCTTCGCGGTGTCGCTGATCCTGGTCTGGCGCTTCGATGCCGCCAATCCGGATTTCCAGTTCATCGAAAAGGCGAACTGGCTCGCCAGCGGCATCACCTATCACATGGGTGTCGACGGCATTTCGCTGCCGTTCGTGATCCTGACCACCGCCTTGATGCCGTTCTGCATCATCGCGAGCTGGAAATCGATCACGATGCGGGTGCGCGAATACATGATGGCGTTCCTGCTTTTGGAAACGCTGATGGTCGGCACCTTTTCCGCGCTCGACCTCGTGCTGTTCTACCTGTTCTTCGAGGGCGGCCTGATCCCGATGTTCCTGATCATCGGCGTCTGGGGCGGCCCGCGCCGGGTCTATGCATCGTTCAAGTTCTTCCTCTACACGCTGCTCGGCTCGGTCTTGATGCTGCTCGCGATCATGGCGCTGTACTGGAATGCCGGCACGACCGACATCCCGACCTTGATGCACACCGCGGTGCCGCGCTCGTTGCAGACTTGGGCGTGGCTGGCGTTCTTTGCCTCCTTTGCCGTGAAGATGCCGATGTGGCCGGTACACACTTGGCTTCCCGACGCCCACGTCGAGGCGCCGACCGCGGGCTCGGTGATCCTGGCCGCGATCCTGTTGAAGATGGGCGGTTACGGCTTCCTGCGCTTCTCGCTGCCGATGTTCCCGCTGGCGTCGCATGATTTCGCCTGGATCATCTTCACGCTGTCGGTGATCGCCATCGTCTACACCTCGCTGGTGGCCTTGATGCAGGAAGACATCAAGAAGCTGATCGCCTATTCGTCGGTGGCGCACATGGGCTTCGTCACCATGGGCATCTTCGCCGGCACCACGCAGGGCGTGGCCGGCGGCGTGTTCCAGATGGTGTCGCACGGCATCGTCTCCGGCGCGCTGTTCCTCTGCGTCGGCATCGTCTACGACCGCATGCATACCCGCGAGATCGCCGCCTATGGCGGCCTGGTGAACCGGATGCCGCTCTACGCGCTGGTGTTCATGGTCTTCACCATGGCCAATGTCGGACTGCCCGGCACTAGCGGCTTCGTCGGCGAATTCATGACGCTGCTCGGCACCTTCAAGGTTTCGATCCCGACCGCGACCTTTGCCACGCTTGGCGTGATCCTGTCGGCCGGCTATGCGCTGTGGCTCTATCGCAAGGTGGTGTTCGGCGCGCTGACAAAGCCGTCGCTGGCCAGCATCAAGGACCTGACGTTCCGCGAGAGCCTGACGCTGTTCCCGCTGGTGTTCCTCACCATTCTGTTCGGCGTCTACCCGAAGCCCGTGCTCGACATGTCGGCGGCCTCGGTTCAGCAGCTCGTCAACAATTACAATGCCGCCGTGACTGCCGTGAAGGCAGCCGCGCTGGTCGTCCAATAA
- the nuoN gene encoding NADH-quinone oxidoreductase subunit NuoN yields MSFSSAGYQLLPVLPELVLAVGAMALLMLGAYRGGKATTRLVTTLAVVLLVVTGALELMLPAGKLTTFGGSFIVDDFARFLKILAIIGSAVTLILSTEFLSDPSRRIFEYSILVLLSTLGMMVLISAADLIMLYLGLELMSLALYVVAASNRDNAKSTEAGLKYFVLGALSSGMLLYGASLIYGFTGTVDFAGIAAAVKTGSVGIVFGLVFLLAGLCFKVSAVPFHMWTPDVYEGAPTPVTAFFASAPKVAALAVFTRVTLTAFPGIVPQWQQILVFVAIASMALGSFAAIGQKNIKRLMAYSSIGHMGFALVGLASGTVEGAQGVLVYIAIYVAMTLGTFAVILSMKRAGQPMEQISDFAGLSRTNPLLAFFFAMLLFSLAGIPPLAGFFAKWYVFVAAIKAGLFTLAVIGVLTSVVGAFYYLTIIKVMYFDEPAGEIEPMRIELRTVLAVAGIFNIFFFVYPGPLVSVATAAAKSLFPG; encoded by the coding sequence ATGAGCTTCTCGAGTGCAGGTTATCAGTTGCTGCCGGTGCTGCCGGAGCTGGTGCTCGCCGTCGGCGCCATGGCGCTGCTGATGCTCGGCGCCTACCGTGGCGGCAAGGCGACGACCAGGCTCGTCACCACCCTTGCGGTGGTGCTGCTGGTCGTCACCGGCGCGCTGGAGCTGATGCTGCCGGCCGGCAAGCTCACGACTTTCGGCGGCAGCTTCATCGTCGATGACTTCGCCCGCTTCCTGAAGATCCTTGCGATCATCGGTTCGGCGGTGACGCTGATCCTGTCGACGGAGTTTTTGTCCGATCCGTCGCGGCGCATTTTCGAATATTCGATCCTGGTGCTGCTTTCCACGCTCGGCATGATGGTGCTGATCTCGGCCGCCGACTTGATCATGCTCTATCTCGGGCTCGAGCTGATGTCGCTCGCGCTCTACGTGGTCGCTGCTTCTAACCGCGACAACGCCAAGTCCACCGAAGCCGGCCTGAAGTACTTTGTGCTCGGCGCGCTGTCCTCGGGGATGCTGCTGTACGGCGCCTCGCTGATCTACGGTTTCACCGGCACGGTCGATTTTGCGGGTATCGCGGCGGCGGTGAAAACCGGCAGCGTCGGCATCGTGTTCGGCCTGGTATTCCTGCTGGCCGGGCTCTGCTTCAAGGTGTCCGCCGTGCCGTTCCATATGTGGACGCCCGACGTCTATGAGGGCGCGCCGACGCCGGTCACGGCGTTCTTCGCCTCCGCGCCGAAGGTTGCAGCACTTGCGGTGTTCACCCGCGTGACGCTGACGGCTTTCCCCGGGATCGTCCCGCAATGGCAGCAAATTCTCGTGTTCGTCGCGATCGCGTCGATGGCGCTGGGTTCGTTCGCCGCCATCGGACAGAAGAACATCAAGCGCCTGATGGCCTATTCCTCGATCGGCCATATGGGATTCGCGCTGGTCGGGCTTGCCTCCGGCACGGTGGAGGGCGCGCAGGGCGTGCTGGTCTATATCGCGATCTATGTCGCGATGACGCTCGGCACCTTCGCCGTGATCCTGTCCATGAAGCGCGCCGGCCAGCCGATGGAGCAGATCAGCGATTTTGCAGGCCTGTCGCGCACCAATCCGCTGCTGGCCTTCTTCTTCGCCATGCTGCTGTTCTCGCTGGCCGGCATTCCGCCGCTCGCGGGCTTCTTCGCCAAATGGTACGTGTTCGTGGCCGCGATCAAGGCCGGTCTGTTCACGTTGGCCGTCATCGGCGTGCTCACGAGCGTCGTGGGCGCGTTCTATTATCTGACCATCATCAAGGTGATGTATTTCGACGAGCCGGCCGGCGAGATCGAACCGATGCGGATCGAACTGCGCACGGTGCTGGCGGTCGCGGGTATCTTCAACATTTTCTTCTTCGTCTACCCGGGGCCGCTGGTCAGCGTCGCCACGGCAGCGGCGAAGTCGCTGTTCCCAGGATGA
- a CDS encoding biotin--[acetyl-CoA-carboxylase] ligase: protein MTFTLGPKARSAGYGLAAFDQIGSTNAEAMSRARDGERGPMWFVTTEQTAGRGRRQRAWIAPRGNLASSILEVTDVAPGVAATLGFAAGLSLESALQRLSIEANLRRAGAEPLRYGLKWPNDVMADGQKLAGILLEAEAVAGNRLAVIVGIGTNVIAAPEGTPTPATSLAALGVNVGAEEVFTALSEAWVEFRGIWDNGRGFAEIRRLWLERAFGLGERVAIQTGTATVEGAFDTIDETGCLIVRTAEGKRIPIAAGEVYFGAAASVGAA, encoded by the coding sequence ATGACCTTTACGCTCGGTCCCAAAGCCAGATCGGCGGGCTACGGCCTCGCCGCCTTCGACCAGATCGGTTCGACCAACGCCGAAGCCATGTCTCGTGCCCGCGATGGCGAGCGCGGTCCGATGTGGTTCGTGACAACGGAGCAGACAGCGGGCCGAGGCCGCCGGCAGCGCGCCTGGATCGCGCCGCGCGGCAACCTCGCCAGCAGCATTCTCGAAGTCACGGACGTCGCTCCCGGCGTCGCGGCTACGCTGGGTTTTGCCGCAGGGCTGTCGCTTGAAAGCGCGTTGCAAAGGCTCAGCATCGAAGCCAATTTGCGGCGGGCCGGCGCGGAGCCTCTGAGATACGGCCTGAAATGGCCCAACGACGTCATGGCGGACGGGCAGAAGCTCGCCGGCATCCTGCTGGAGGCCGAGGCCGTGGCGGGCAATCGCCTGGCCGTGATAGTCGGCATCGGCACCAACGTCATTGCCGCGCCTGAGGGCACGCCGACGCCGGCGACCTCGCTGGCCGCGCTCGGCGTCAACGTCGGCGCAGAGGAAGTGTTTACGGCGCTGTCGGAGGCCTGGGTTGAATTCCGCGGCATCTGGGACAATGGCCGTGGCTTTGCCGAGATTCGAAGGCTATGGCTGGAGCGTGCCTTTGGTCTTGGCGAGCGGGTTGCAATCCAGACCGGAACAGCGACCGTCGAAGGCGCGTTCGATACCATCGATGAAACCGGCTGCCTGATCGTCCGCACGGCCGAAGGCAAGCGTATTCCGATCGCCGCGGGCGAGGTCTATTTCGGCGCCGCGGCGTCAGTGGGAGCGGCCTGA